A genomic stretch from Chitinophaga lutea includes:
- a CDS encoding FGGY-family carbohydrate kinase gives MQAIPVIVVLDVGRTNKKLFVFNEQYEIVWEKAARFTEITDEDGDACENLAALTQSVYDSLHEVFERKDFKIKAVNVSAYGASLVYVDEHGKPLAPLYSYLKQYPAALQQNLYDKYGGRETFLRQTASPALGSLNSGLQLYRLKAEQPAVFAATRYALHLPQYISSLVSGVLCSDITSIGCHTALWDFVRNGYHAWVQEEGLEVKMAPILPSNKEMPGRFGKHTFMAGTGLHDSSAALIPYLIQFREPFVLISTGTWCISLNPFNDTPLTQEELAQDCLCYLSYEGKPVKASRLFAGNEHEQEVKRIAAHFNQSALHYRTITYDAGIMRGLKPGVFGERDLSVFSSDVEAYHQLMLDIAMQQYHATQLVLQDQPVKRIFVDGGFGKNDLYMHLLANLFPETEIYAATIPQATALGAALALHAAWNSRPVPGSLIGLKRYEADVVVMDGPKR, from the coding sequence ATGCAGGCGATACCCGTCATAGTTGTATTGGACGTAGGCCGTACGAATAAAAAGCTGTTCGTGTTCAACGAACAGTATGAGATCGTATGGGAAAAGGCGGCGCGTTTTACGGAAATCACCGACGAAGATGGCGACGCCTGCGAAAACCTGGCGGCGCTTACGCAGTCGGTGTACGACTCGCTGCATGAAGTGTTCGAAAGAAAGGATTTTAAGATAAAAGCCGTCAACGTATCCGCATACGGGGCCAGCCTCGTGTATGTGGACGAGCACGGCAAACCGCTGGCGCCGTTGTACAGCTACCTGAAACAATACCCCGCGGCGCTGCAGCAAAACCTGTACGACAAATACGGCGGCCGCGAAACCTTCCTGCGGCAAACCGCATCGCCCGCGCTGGGGAGCCTCAATTCCGGCTTGCAGTTGTACCGCCTGAAAGCGGAGCAGCCCGCGGTGTTTGCCGCCACCCGGTATGCGCTGCATCTGCCGCAGTACATCAGCTCGCTGGTTTCCGGCGTGCTCTGTTCAGACATCACCAGCATCGGCTGCCATACCGCTTTGTGGGATTTTGTACGCAACGGTTATCATGCCTGGGTACAGGAGGAAGGGCTCGAAGTAAAGATGGCGCCCATCCTGCCGTCCAACAAAGAAATGCCCGGCCGTTTCGGCAAACATACTTTTATGGCGGGCACCGGGCTGCACGATTCTTCCGCCGCACTCATCCCATATCTCATCCAGTTCCGCGAGCCTTTCGTGCTGATATCCACCGGCACCTGGTGCATCAGCCTCAATCCTTTTAACGATACGCCCCTGACCCAGGAAGAACTGGCGCAGGACTGTCTTTGTTACCTGTCGTACGAAGGAAAGCCCGTGAAAGCGTCGCGGTTGTTTGCCGGCAACGAACATGAGCAGGAGGTGAAGCGCATCGCCGCACATTTTAACCAGTCCGCCCTGCATTACCGCACGATCACATACGACGCCGGCATCATGCGCGGTCTGAAACCGGGCGTGTTCGGCGAACGGGATTTGTCTGTTTTCTCGTCGGATGTGGAAGCCTATCACCAGTTGATGCTCGATATCGCCATGCAGCAGTATCACGCCACGCAGCTGGTGCTGCAAGACCAGCCGGTGAAACGCATTTTTGTGGACGGCGGTTTTGGCAAGAACGATCTCTACATGCATCTGCTCGCCAATCTTTTCCCGGAAACGGAAATATATGCCGCCACCATTCCGCAGGCCACTGCACTCGGCGCCGCCCTGGCGCTGCACGCGGCGTGGAACAGCCGTCCCGTTCCAGGGAGCCTTATCGGGTTGAAGCGGTACGAGGCGGATGTAGTTGTGATGGATGGCCCCAAAAGATAA
- a CDS encoding FMN-dependent NADH-azoreductase has protein sequence MKKILVINASVRGDRSYSRKLTQLFVDNWKESHPEDRFTFREVGLEIVPHIDERWIAAAFTKPAARTEENQAVLRLSNELVAELKDHDIYVLGTPMYNWSIPSGLKAYLDQVMRMNETWKFRSGVPDGDYVGLLHDKQLFILSSRGDTGYGAGEKNAHMNFQTSYLQFLFGIMGVTDVTTFSLDNEEFGGEIFERSKEGVREQILAVARQPAFAVDAAECLSNG, from the coding sequence ATGAAAAAAATATTAGTGATCAACGCAAGTGTAAGGGGAGACAGATCCTACAGCAGGAAACTGACCCAATTATTCGTCGATAACTGGAAAGAGAGCCATCCCGAAGACCGTTTTACCTTCCGGGAAGTGGGCCTCGAAATCGTTCCGCATATTGATGAACGCTGGATTGCCGCCGCGTTTACGAAGCCGGCCGCCAGAACCGAAGAAAACCAGGCGGTGCTACGGCTCAGTAACGAGCTCGTTGCCGAATTGAAAGACCACGACATTTATGTACTGGGTACGCCCATGTACAACTGGTCAATCCCCAGCGGGCTCAAAGCTTACCTCGACCAGGTGATGCGCATGAATGAAACCTGGAAATTCCGCTCCGGCGTACCCGATGGCGATTACGTGGGGCTGCTTCACGACAAACAGTTGTTCATCCTTTCCAGCAGAGGCGATACAGGTTACGGTGCCGGCGAAAAAAATGCCCATATGAATTTTCAGACCAGCTACCTGCAATTCCTTTTCGGCATCATGGGCGTGACGGACGTCACCACGTTTTCCCTGGATAACGAAGAATTTGGCGGTGAGATATTTGAACGGTCGAAGGAGGGCGTCCGGGAGCAGATACTGGCAGTTGCCCGGCAGCCTGCTTTTGCGGTTGATGCGGCGGAGTGCTTAAGTAACGGGTAA
- a CDS encoding Crp/Fnr family transcriptional regulator translates to MYDNLLKNITRHVQLNDEEITLFRTFWTEKQLRKGDYLLRNGEVCRYDNYVVAGALKAFYIHPQTGKDEILFFSVDDWWATDMDSFTRQTPSIYNIQALKDTTLLQIHHQAFDGMLTAIPRLERYFRTILQTYLGAMQRRIIMANTFDAAYRYKDFLERYPSLPDKIPQYLIASYLGISPEFLSRLRKRKKY, encoded by the coding sequence ATGTATGACAATCTGCTCAAGAACATCACCCGCCACGTTCAGCTGAACGACGAAGAGATCACGCTCTTCCGTACATTCTGGACGGAGAAACAACTGCGGAAAGGCGATTACCTGCTGCGCAACGGCGAAGTGTGCCGCTACGATAACTATGTGGTTGCCGGCGCGCTGAAAGCGTTTTACATCCATCCGCAAACCGGGAAAGACGAGATTCTCTTTTTTTCGGTAGACGACTGGTGGGCCACGGATATGGACAGCTTCACCCGCCAGACGCCTTCCATCTACAACATCCAGGCGCTGAAAGACACAACATTGCTGCAGATCCATCACCAGGCGTTCGACGGCATGCTCACCGCCATTCCCCGGCTGGAACGTTATTTCCGCACAATCCTGCAAACCTACCTTGGCGCCATGCAACGCCGCATCATCATGGCGAATACATTCGATGCCGCCTATCGTTACAAGGATTTCCTGGAACGTTATCCCTCCCTGCCGGACAAAATCCCGCAATACCTCATTGCCTCGTATCTCGGCATCTCCCCCGAATTTTTAAGCCGCTTGCGGAAAAGAAAAAAATATTGA